The following coding sequences lie in one uncultured Mailhella sp. genomic window:
- a CDS encoding molybdenum cofactor guanylyltransferase — MTGLVLAGGLSSRFGNDKSRVVLHDDAGDMADFSLRLLSSLKEVRELAVSCRADQVEDMKGKRATLVPDEEDGPPTPLKGLVAALRRLPAPVLAIPCDLPLMTPDILELLIRARARALAEKTPQSPALLRTTFIDRDGFLESLIGIYEAESLPFLEKALHQGRWSIWSALPREGNCLVPRPDSPAFLNMNTQEEFQWAVGYLTTRR; from the coding sequence ATGACGGGGCTCGTGCTGGCCGGAGGCCTTTCCTCCCGTTTCGGAAACGACAAATCCCGCGTCGTCTTACACGACGACGCGGGAGACATGGCAGACTTCAGTCTCCGTCTGCTTTCCTCGCTGAAAGAGGTGCGTGAGCTTGCCGTGTCCTGCCGTGCGGATCAGGTGGAAGATATGAAGGGCAAGCGCGCGACGCTGGTTCCCGATGAAGAAGACGGCCCGCCCACGCCGCTGAAAGGGCTGGTGGCCGCGCTTCGCAGACTGCCCGCTCCGGTGCTGGCCATTCCGTGCGATCTTCCGCTCATGACGCCGGACATTCTCGAACTGCTCATCCGGGCACGAGCCCGCGCCCTGGCGGAAAAAACGCCGCAGAGCCCGGCTCTTCTGCGCACGACCTTCATCGACAGGGACGGATTTCTGGAATCTCTCATCGGCATTTACGAAGCGGAGAGTCTTCCCTTTCTGGAAAAGGCCCTGCATCAGGGGCGCTGGAGCATATGGTCCGCCCTGCCTCGGGAAGGCAACTGTCTGGTGCCCCGTCCCGACTCCCCGGCATTTCTCAACATGAACACGCAGGAAGAATTTCAATGGGCCGTCGGCTATCTCACAACCCGACGCTGA
- a CDS encoding cytochrome b/b6 domain-containing protein encodes MIRRHSRSAIFMHWFNAVCWIFLLFSGFALLVGDMQPIGQWWIDFWHGMFGGRGLLVAHLIVGSVWVIVYACYILLFSRREVLTFLREVTTFQMKSDIAWCMKKGLWLVLGPKMTMKMGIDPALPPQGFYNAGQRMVAVVAVIASVGLAATGVIMGFFSGNVAYAVSETVLQWSIFIHFCCAGIMAILLPVHIYMAALAPGEGPALRSMFTGFVPEKHVEHHNPLWYAALKKKGQL; translated from the coding sequence ATGATCCGGCGACATTCCCGTTCCGCAATATTCATGCACTGGTTTAATGCCGTCTGCTGGATATTCCTGCTTTTTTCCGGTTTCGCGCTGCTTGTCGGCGACATGCAGCCCATCGGTCAGTGGTGGATCGATTTCTGGCACGGCATGTTCGGCGGAAGAGGGCTGCTTGTGGCCCATCTCATCGTCGGCTCCGTGTGGGTCATCGTGTACGCGTGCTATATCCTGCTGTTCTCCCGTCGTGAGGTGCTGACTTTCCTGCGGGAGGTCACGACGTTCCAGATGAAAAGCGATATTGCCTGGTGCATGAAGAAAGGTCTGTGGCTGGTGCTCGGTCCGAAGATGACCATGAAGATGGGCATTGATCCTGCGTTGCCGCCGCAGGGCTTCTACAATGCCGGTCAGCGCATGGTGGCCGTGGTGGCGGTCATCGCCAGCGTGGGCCTTGCCGCAACCGGCGTCATCATGGGATTCTTCTCCGGCAATGTTGCTTATGCCGTTTCGGAAACCGTGCTGCAGTGGAGCATTTTCATACATTTCTGCTGTGCCGGCATCATGGCCATTCTTCTGCCCGTGCATATCTACATGGCTGCGCTGGCTCCGGGCGAAGGCCCCGCGCTGCGTTCCATGTTCACGGGGTTTGTGCCCGAAAAGCATGTGGAGCATCATAATCCTCTCTGGTATGCAGCTCTGAAGAAAAAAGGCCAGCTGTAA
- a CDS encoding transcription factor has protein sequence MIANKEPIVLDGGANNVFVGPNNQFKIVIDEFDGKTVKAWHVETAKAKTGNLATRAEGKNIDLVVGKACRSTVHFISRWYGKMYDEHLKGMDVFK, from the coding sequence ATGATCGCCAATAAGGAACCGATCGTGCTCGACGGCGGAGCCAACAACGTGTTTGTTGGTCCTAACAACCAGTTCAAGATCGTTATCGATGAATTTGACGGCAAGACTGTGAAGGCTTGGCATGTCGAGACCGCTAAGGCCAAGACTGGCAACCTCGCTACTCGCGCCGAGGGCAAGAACATTGACCTTGTCGTTGGCAAGGCGTGCCGCTCCACTGTTCACTTCATCAGCCGCTGGTACGGCAAGATGTACGATGAACATCTGAAGGGCATGGACGTGTTCAAATAA
- a CDS encoding sulfurtransferase TusA family protein — MLIDTRGLSCPQPVLMVYPHLSGSDPIDVLVDNSTSQENVSRAARRSGWNIEVREEGDGVVRLELRK, encoded by the coding sequence ATGCTTATTGATACGCGCGGACTTTCCTGCCCCCAGCCTGTGCTCATGGTGTATCCGCATCTTTCCGGATCCGATCCCATCGACGTGCTCGTGGACAACTCGACGAGTCAGGAAAACGTCAGCCGGGCGGCCAGACGCAGCGGCTGGAACATTGAAGTCAGAGAAGAGGGCGACGGCGTCGTCCGGCTGGAGCTTCGCAAGTAA
- a CDS encoding DUF3343 domain-containing protein — MLERLTGWLKRRGGRESENASSVEKGFLVFQHTGEVIRAERCLQSAGFPVEVKGPPPELRTGCDMVVTFPLMMESAVRRVLEKERLSPMSVVPVSGPMLEPVSLFRTKDFGDWFMVQAANVKITVERSSGHIVNVSGGGCPDVPYLASLLVGESIAGAEEPRVQGHTLCSYALQKAFLEARRLWRQEGGA, encoded by the coding sequence ATGCTTGAGCGACTGACCGGCTGGCTGAAGCGACGCGGCGGAAGGGAATCGGAAAACGCCTCTTCCGTGGAAAAGGGTTTTCTGGTCTTCCAGCATACCGGCGAGGTCATTCGGGCGGAACGCTGTCTTCAGTCGGCCGGTTTTCCGGTGGAGGTCAAGGGGCCTCCGCCGGAACTGCGCACCGGTTGCGACATGGTGGTGACGTTTCCGCTCATGATGGAATCCGCCGTCCGACGGGTACTGGAAAAGGAGCGGCTGTCGCCCATGAGCGTGGTTCCGGTAAGCGGACCGATGCTCGAACCCGTATCGTTGTTTCGCACGAAGGATTTCGGCGACTGGTTCATGGTGCAGGCCGCCAACGTGAAGATTACCGTGGAGCGTTCGTCCGGGCACATCGTCAACGTGTCCGGCGGCGGCTGCCCGGATGTGCCGTATCTTGCGTCGCTTCTGGTCGGCGAAAGCATTGCGGGCGCAGAGGAACCCCGCGTGCAGGGGCACACCCTGTGCTCCTACGCGCTCCAGAAGGCATTTCTTGAGGCCCGTCGTCTGTGGCGGCAGGAAGGTGGAGCATGA
- a CDS encoding helix-hairpin-helix domain-containing protein, with product MDIKRILACFAVAALCFAGPAFAAEKANLNSATEEELAADPNIGPDLAKKIVEYRENVGDFTSYDELKEVEGVTDTKIKQINEHFEIEGVASFDCNC from the coding sequence ATGGATATCAAGCGTATTCTTGCATGCTTTGCCGTTGCGGCCCTCTGCTTCGCCGGTCCTGCCTTCGCTGCCGAAAAGGCCAACCTGAACAGCGCCACCGAGGAAGAACTTGCCGCTGATCCCAACATCGGTCCTGATCTTGCGAAAAAGATCGTAGAGTATCGCGAGAACGTCGGCGACTTTACCAGCTACGACGAGCTGAAGGAAGTGGAAGGCGTCACCGATACCAAGATCAAGCAGATCAACGAACATTTTGAAATCGAAGGCGTTGCCAGCTTCGATTGCAACTGCTAA
- a CDS encoding FmdE family protein, translating into MNIGNHTFNEFKSMAERFHGYAAPGLLLGGYMVALAQRHLPEGTLFEAVSETRKCLPDAVQLLSLCSMGNNWVKVRDIGRYAVTLYDKYTGKGVRVSVDVKKLEAWPEYYDWLMKRKPKREQNEAELLREIEEAGDSICKVEEVAVHADLLGHAHSGAVAVCPVCGEGYPLKDGPICRACQGERYYATANAVAAPKSRPAAPGIRVVSAEEAVGKVLAHDMTRIVPGEFKGSAFTAGQTVSPGDLCRLQQIGRFDVAVIDDQASMEGEAPAHENEAAESFARRMAGPGVRYSLPPREGKIDFVADCSGLLSVDVKKLERFNLVPDVMCASRQDATLVQEGKKVAGTRAIPLFLDRALLGQALTVLGDEPLFTVTPLRRARMGVLVTGTEVFNGLIEDKFIPVMKEKARQYDCDILRTAIVPDDRQKIASEVQRMKDAGIDLLVTTGGMSVDPGDVTRPALLDAGLTDMLYGMPVLPGAMAMVGRMESASGDIQVMGVPACALFFKNTVFDLLLPRLLAGRRITRGELARLGEGGYCMACSICTYPKCGFGK; encoded by the coding sequence ATGAATATAGGAAATCATACCTTCAATGAATTCAAGAGCATGGCAGAACGTTTCCATGGCTACGCCGCTCCCGGCCTTCTGCTCGGCGGCTACATGGTAGCGCTTGCGCAGCGGCATCTGCCGGAAGGAACGCTGTTCGAGGCCGTTTCCGAAACCCGCAAATGCCTGCCGGACGCCGTGCAGCTGCTCTCATTGTGCAGCATGGGCAACAACTGGGTCAAGGTGCGCGACATAGGAAGATACGCCGTCACCCTGTACGACAAATATACCGGCAAGGGCGTGCGCGTCAGCGTGGACGTAAAAAAACTCGAAGCCTGGCCCGAATACTACGACTGGCTCATGAAGCGCAAGCCCAAGCGCGAGCAGAACGAAGCAGAACTTTTGCGTGAGATTGAAGAAGCCGGCGACAGCATCTGCAAGGTGGAGGAAGTGGCCGTCCACGCCGATCTTCTCGGCCATGCTCACTCTGGAGCCGTGGCCGTGTGCCCGGTATGCGGCGAAGGCTATCCTTTAAAGGATGGTCCCATCTGCCGCGCCTGTCAGGGCGAACGCTACTACGCGACGGCAAACGCCGTCGCAGCACCGAAATCCCGCCCTGCGGCTCCGGGCATACGGGTGGTGTCCGCCGAGGAAGCAGTGGGCAAGGTGCTGGCGCACGACATGACGCGTATCGTTCCCGGCGAATTCAAGGGCTCGGCCTTCACCGCCGGTCAGACCGTGAGCCCCGGCGACCTCTGCCGACTCCAGCAGATAGGCCGCTTTGACGTGGCCGTGATCGACGATCAGGCTTCCATGGAAGGCGAAGCCCCGGCACATGAAAACGAAGCTGCGGAAAGTTTTGCCCGACGCATGGCCGGTCCCGGCGTGCGCTACTCGCTTCCTCCCCGCGAGGGAAAGATAGACTTTGTGGCCGACTGTTCCGGTCTTCTTTCCGTGGACGTGAAAAAGCTTGAGCGCTTCAATCTCGTGCCGGACGTCATGTGCGCCTCCCGTCAGGACGCCACACTTGTGCAGGAAGGGAAGAAAGTGGCCGGAACCCGCGCCATTCCGCTGTTTCTCGACCGCGCCCTGCTCGGCCAGGCTCTGACCGTGCTCGGCGACGAGCCGCTTTTCACGGTGACGCCTCTGCGTCGCGCCCGCATGGGCGTGCTGGTGACGGGCACGGAAGTGTTCAACGGGCTCATCGAAGACAAATTCATTCCGGTCATGAAGGAAAAAGCCAGACAGTACGACTGCGACATTCTGCGCACTGCCATCGTGCCCGACGACAGACAGAAGATTGCGTCCGAAGTGCAGCGCATGAAGGATGCCGGCATTGACCTGCTGGTCACGACGGGCGGCATGTCGGTGGATCCCGGCGACGTGACGCGTCCCGCGCTTCTTGACGCGGGCCTGACGGACATGCTCTACGGCATGCCCGTGCTGCCCGGAGCCATGGCCATGGTGGGACGCATGGAATCTGCATCCGGCGACATTCAGGTCATGGGGGTTCCGGCCTGCGCGCTGTTCTTCAAGAACACCGTGTTCGATCTGCTGCTTCCCCGTCTGCTGGCTGGTCGCCGCATCACCCGAGGCGAACTTGCGCGCCTTGGCGAGGGCGGCTACTGCATGGCCTGTTCCATCTGCACCTACCCCAAATGCGGATTCGGAAAGTAG
- a CDS encoding molybdopterin-dependent oxidoreductase, with the protein MPDRYSRRNFLKLSAALLAGGAAIANPDKAGAIGYIPPKGGAITEVKGYCPFCQVRCTYKARVQDGKILSVTGDSSNHWTGGAMCPKGMSILELMNSPFRITEPMYHEPDGSWRRISYQEAVDMVVERMKAVRDKYGAKAGNRVALTMPLWDCLESEIAALMTLRTVGSVQAMPPGETCVSTASNMLGLMLGVNSGSTQVDELPKAETLVLWGANVNDLYPPYTRWLKAAREAETKIIYIDPRRTRTSIWCHTQLRPEPGTDGILALGAIRYILEKGAYDEERARFQIEDFENLAPQTEKFTLDYVESITGLPQKDIAAFYDVLAASSKTIVWLGGSLSRQTNGIVTDRSIILLQALRDNLIGEGKGMLTFQSGKPGGGEELVDHFFGENNTPKMNFRRLRLAMEKKNLDILFLNSSYRRNPDALGVRKAIQKVPFVVHMGFFLDEESEVSTLFIPATFGPESQGCGYGNENQVAWREKIVQAPGSCVPAWQFYRDIGRKLDPERYPDFKDPEEICRMLQAEVPSWKGLTMERMRHSSTVTWPLFAEGEEERKGTVFTEGKLLTPTGKMTVMDRVFGGINRWDYPKGHPHGKDGKKDFPLILTQGKQLWHWQQTLTNFARSMAQFSNGRFVQVNPKTAAELGLKQRDRVMLETTMGGIECWVDITENVLPGAVFTPANCCRTTPLKENQSESICDILPNYWDRISAQHNCTGCRLRKI; encoded by the coding sequence ATGCCCGACAGGTATTCACGAAGAAATTTTCTTAAGCTGAGCGCAGCTCTGCTTGCGGGAGGGGCCGCCATTGCCAATCCCGACAAGGCCGGAGCCATCGGTTATATCCCTCCGAAAGGCGGAGCGATAACGGAAGTCAAGGGCTATTGTCCCTTCTGTCAGGTGCGCTGCACCTATAAGGCGCGCGTGCAGGACGGCAAAATTCTCAGCGTTACCGGCGACAGCAGCAATCACTGGACGGGCGGCGCCATGTGCCCGAAGGGCATGTCCATTCTGGAACTGATGAACAGCCCCTTCCGCATCACGGAACCCATGTATCATGAGCCTGACGGCAGCTGGCGCAGAATTTCCTATCAGGAAGCCGTGGACATGGTGGTGGAGCGCATGAAGGCCGTGCGCGACAAGTACGGAGCCAAGGCCGGCAACCGCGTGGCCCTGACCATGCCTTTGTGGGACTGCCTGGAATCGGAAATTGCGGCGCTCATGACGCTGCGCACGGTGGGCAGCGTTCAGGCCATGCCTCCGGGAGAAACCTGCGTTTCCACGGCCTCGAACATGCTCGGTCTCATGCTCGGCGTGAACAGCGGCTCCACGCAGGTGGACGAACTGCCCAAGGCCGAAACGCTGGTGCTGTGGGGCGCCAACGTCAACGATCTGTATCCGCCCTACACGCGCTGGCTCAAGGCGGCGCGCGAGGCAGAGACCAAGATCATCTACATCGATCCGCGCAGAACCCGCACGAGCATCTGGTGTCATACGCAGCTGCGTCCGGAGCCCGGCACCGACGGCATTCTCGCGCTCGGAGCCATCCGATACATTCTGGAAAAGGGGGCCTATGACGAAGAACGCGCCCGCTTCCAGATCGAGGACTTTGAAAATCTCGCTCCCCAGACGGAAAAGTTCACGCTCGACTACGTGGAATCCATCACCGGTCTTCCGCAGAAGGACATTGCGGCCTTCTACGACGTGCTCGCCGCAAGCAGCAAGACCATCGTATGGCTGGGCGGTTCGCTTTCGCGGCAGACCAACGGCATTGTCACGGATCGCTCTATCATTCTTCTTCAGGCACTGCGTGACAACCTCATCGGCGAAGGCAAGGGCATGCTTACCTTCCAGAGCGGCAAGCCCGGCGGCGGCGAAGAACTCGTGGATCACTTCTTCGGCGAAAACAATACGCCGAAGATGAACTTCCGCCGTCTGCGTCTGGCCATGGAAAAGAAGAATCTCGACATCCTTTTCCTGAACTCCAGCTACCGCCGCAATCCCGATGCCCTCGGCGTGCGCAAGGCCATCCAGAAGGTGCCCTTTGTGGTACATATGGGCTTCTTCCTCGATGAAGAGTCGGAAGTGTCCACGCTGTTCATTCCCGCCACGTTCGGACCGGAAAGCCAGGGCTGCGGCTACGGCAACGAAAATCAGGTGGCCTGGCGCGAAAAAATCGTGCAGGCTCCCGGTTCCTGTGTGCCCGCCTGGCAGTTCTATCGCGACATCGGCCGCAAGCTCGATCCGGAACGCTATCCCGATTTCAAGGATCCGGAAGAGATCTGCCGCATGTTGCAGGCCGAGGTTCCTTCCTGGAAGGGCCTGACCATGGAACGCATGCGTCATTCCTCCACGGTGACGTGGCCGCTTTTCGCCGAAGGCGAAGAAGAGCGCAAGGGCACGGTGTTCACGGAAGGCAAGCTGCTGACGCCTACAGGCAAGATGACCGTTATGGACAGAGTGTTCGGCGGCATCAATCGCTGGGACTATCCGAAGGGACATCCTCACGGCAAGGACGGCAAGAAAGACTTCCCGCTCATACTGACGCAGGGCAAGCAGCTCTGGCACTGGCAGCAGACCCTGACCAACTTCGCCAGATCCATGGCTCAGTTCTCCAACGGCCGCTTTGTGCAGGTCAACCCCAAGACGGCGGCGGAATTGGGACTCAAGCAGCGCGACCGCGTGATGCTGGAAACCACCATGGGCGGCATTGAGTGCTGGGTCGATATTACGGAAAACGTTCTTCCGGGCGCGGTATTCACTCCGGCCAACTGCTGCCGGACCACGCCGCTGAAGGAAAACCAGAGCGAATCCATCTGCGATATCCTCCCGAATTACTGGGACCGCATTTCCGCGCAGCACAACTGCACGGGCTGCCGTCTGAGAAAAATATGA
- a CDS encoding sugar kinase, producing the protein MSWLICGTVPDDDFPLCLGSWKVNGDRLEPEDVRVLGKEAAVPSVPVQRGTPALAAAALLVTEKLGAPRPQILLAGDCGSSKGSSALYAWLASWLGEEEANLSGLTFHYLFPSVDGHNRILMALEARRGPMPALVADAGFMYAAKMSGYASRYDVFTPDAGELAFLADEKAPHPFYTRGFLLSEDNRAEDLARLAWEHGDSARLLLVKGSSDLIMEEGRETGRVTEPCLPFMEPVGGTGDLVTGLLTAFAAAGFPLKEACVLAAQGARFTGELTNPTPATSISAFMPFAAEGAMRALNMKNR; encoded by the coding sequence ATGAGCTGGCTGATATGCGGTACCGTGCCGGATGACGATTTTCCCCTGTGCCTGGGCTCCTGGAAGGTGAACGGCGACAGGCTTGAACCCGAGGATGTCCGTGTTCTGGGGAAAGAGGCCGCCGTGCCTTCCGTGCCCGTGCAGCGGGGCACGCCCGCGCTCGCGGCTGCGGCATTGCTGGTAACGGAGAAACTCGGCGCGCCCCGTCCGCAGATTCTTCTTGCGGGAGACTGCGGCTCGTCGAAAGGAAGCTCGGCGCTCTATGCCTGGCTGGCGTCGTGGCTCGGAGAGGAGGAAGCGAATCTTTCCGGCCTGACGTTTCACTATCTTTTTCCCAGCGTGGACGGGCACAACAGAATTCTCATGGCGCTGGAGGCGCGCCGGGGCCCCATGCCGGCGCTTGTTGCCGATGCGGGCTTCATGTACGCCGCCAAGATGAGCGGCTATGCCTCGCGCTACGACGTGTTCACGCCGGATGCGGGCGAACTGGCTTTTCTGGCGGATGAAAAAGCGCCGCATCCTTTTTATACGCGCGGCTTTCTTCTTTCGGAAGACAATCGGGCCGAGGATCTGGCAAGGCTTGCCTGGGAGCACGGCGACAGCGCGCGCCTTCTTCTTGTCAAAGGATCATCAGACCTTATCATGGAGGAAGGACGGGAGACAGGCCGGGTGACGGAGCCCTGTCTGCCGTTTATGGAACCGGTGGGCGGCACGGGCGATCTCGTCACGGGGCTGCTTACGGCGTTTGCCGCGGCCGGATTCCCGCTGAAAGAGGCATGCGTGCTGGCGGCGCAGGGGGCGCGTTTTACGGGAGAGCTGACGAACCCGACGCCTGCGACGTCCATCTCGGCCTTCATGCCCTTTGCGGCGGAAGGCGCGATGCGGGCGCTGAACATGAAAAACAGGTAG
- the selD gene encoding selenide, water dikinase SelD: MSTFCLMDKTKGAGUAAKTAPELLEQILSDITPPPDREGRVLHGFSNNEDAVLVKAPPAGLALVQTVDILGPIGNNARLFGQTAAANALSDVYAMGGWPWSVMNIAAFPSPSAESDTPLSVLADILSGAMEKVGEAGAVLAGGHTLDDEWIKFGLSVTGVIDPAHVARNDGLVPGDALILTKPLGTGVLATAVKAKWPGSDEAERDMYRWTTRLNANASSLIRDMGLRAATDVTGFGVGGHVLEMAKGSGVSVEIDTAALPFIEQVEDFASCGLIPAGTYRNRDYCACHTLVSESADELRATLAFDAQTSGGLLLAVPAERRQEACERLAALGEPAYCIGRVLPLREGREQLILA, from the coding sequence ATGTCGACATTCTGTCTGATGGATAAAACCAAGGGCGCCGGTTGAGCGGCGAAGACGGCTCCGGAGTTGCTGGAGCAGATTCTTTCCGACATCACGCCGCCGCCGGACAGGGAAGGGCGCGTGCTGCACGGCTTTTCCAACAATGAGGACGCCGTCCTGGTGAAGGCTCCGCCTGCGGGGCTCGCCCTGGTGCAGACCGTGGACATTCTCGGTCCCATAGGCAACAATGCGCGCCTTTTCGGACAGACGGCGGCCGCCAACGCTCTTTCCGACGTCTACGCCATGGGCGGATGGCCGTGGTCGGTGATGAACATCGCGGCCTTTCCTTCTCCCTCGGCGGAATCGGACACGCCGCTTTCGGTGCTGGCGGACATTCTTTCCGGTGCCATGGAAAAGGTGGGCGAAGCCGGGGCCGTGCTGGCCGGAGGGCATACGCTGGATGATGAATGGATCAAGTTCGGCCTGTCCGTCACGGGGGTGATTGATCCTGCACATGTGGCGCGCAACGACGGTCTTGTGCCCGGAGACGCTCTTATTCTCACCAAGCCGCTGGGCACGGGCGTGCTGGCCACGGCTGTGAAGGCCAAGTGGCCCGGCAGCGACGAGGCGGAGCGCGACATGTACCGCTGGACAACCAGATTGAACGCAAACGCTTCTTCGCTGATCCGCGACATGGGACTCAGGGCCGCCACGGATGTCACCGGTTTCGGCGTCGGCGGTCATGTTCTGGAAATGGCCAAGGGCTCGGGCGTTTCCGTGGAAATCGACACGGCGGCGCTTCCGTTCATCGAACAGGTGGAGGATTTTGCTTCCTGCGGTCTGATTCCCGCGGGAACGTATCGCAACCGGGATTACTGCGCCTGTCATACGCTGGTTTCGGAAAGCGCGGACGAGCTTCGCGCCACGCTGGCCTTCGACGCGCAGACCTCGGGCGGACTTCTGCTCGCCGTGCCTGCGGAACGAAGGCAGGAAGCCTGCGAGAGACTGGCGGCGCTTGGGGAACCAGCCTATTGCATAGGAAGGGTGTTGCCTCTTCGCGAGGGCAGGGAACAGCTCATTCTGGCCTGA
- a CDS encoding 4Fe-4S dicluster domain-containing protein, producing the protein MVIDSEKCMDCKACIIACQQRNHVPYGLSRNWVRETNSENSPCGFKFQPGACMHCDDPSCVRACPTGATWKAKDGTVEIDRSRCIGCGSCIEACPYHARFRHPVTGTADKCDYCHGSTPGQIPACVAVCPMHCRIFGDADDPSSEVAKVLASRKAVHVVPLGSGAKPTLTYLDSTTPEQLPEASTVSHPVSAIPPLAKGVTWVGGLVLAALTGTFVRQLVKSSEKEDAEIAAEKKLAASDDDKHDKEDNA; encoded by the coding sequence ATGGTCATTGATTCTGAAAAGTGTATGGACTGCAAGGCATGCATCATAGCATGCCAGCAGCGCAACCATGTTCCCTACGGACTTTCGCGCAACTGGGTGCGCGAAACGAACAGCGAAAATTCTCCCTGCGGCTTCAAGTTTCAGCCCGGTGCCTGCATGCATTGCGACGATCCCTCCTGCGTGCGCGCCTGTCCCACCGGCGCCACCTGGAAGGCCAAGGACGGCACCGTGGAAATCGACCGTTCCCGCTGCATCGGCTGCGGAAGCTGCATTGAAGCGTGCCCGTATCACGCGAGATTCCGTCATCCGGTGACCGGCACGGCCGACAAGTGCGACTACTGCCACGGCAGCACTCCCGGACAGATTCCGGCCTGTGTGGCCGTGTGTCCCATGCACTGCCGCATCTTCGGCGACGCCGACGATCCTTCTTCCGAAGTGGCGAAGGTGCTTGCCTCCCGCAAGGCCGTGCATGTTGTTCCGCTCGGCAGCGGAGCCAAGCCTACGCTGACCTATCTTGACAGTACCACTCCCGAGCAGCTGCCCGAGGCCAGCACGGTGAGCCATCCGGTGAGCGCGATTCCTCCGTTGGCCAAGGGCGTCACCTGGGTGGGCGGTCTGGTTCTCGCCGCGCTGACGGGCACCTTCGTGCGTCAGCTCGTCAAGTCTTCGGAAAAGGAAGACGCGGAAATTGCGGCGGAAAAGAAGCTCGCCGCCTCTGATGACGACAAGCATGATAAGGAGGATAATGCATGA
- a CDS encoding site-specific integrase: protein MEHTEEEVFSEKHELDDKTLREVLQAFYHWHEKAASPAQQCSRSRVLLVCLVMRFAALRLGEALALNDATDIDAERSVLRVRGRWARELPLPRTALNRMLELRDAPYNVRAKGGLCRLDPAYVRRIFSLRAAEAGLPDFRPTDLRNFREQELLRHGVPLPTVEFFLGRRNGGRPKAGELERLREIFRQWEYASRTGRHNVVTGTLTLMRRGEFSCLLCVTAAGTSFFVQCSSRTFARLELAEQSEASIVVRSLQVQVLKEAVEADNCFAGTVTDVLSCGDEARVMICLKNNEHQFCAILSSECVKSLALKPNADVWVHIRPADFTFRTTEHAPA from the coding sequence ATGGAACATACGGAGGAAGAGGTGTTTTCCGAGAAGCACGAACTGGACGATAAAACACTGCGAGAGGTGCTCCAGGCGTTTTATCACTGGCATGAAAAGGCGGCTTCGCCCGCGCAGCAGTGTTCGCGTTCCCGCGTGCTGCTGGTATGTCTTGTCATGCGCTTTGCGGCGCTGAGACTGGGCGAGGCGCTGGCGCTCAACGATGCTACGGACATCGACGCCGAGCGGAGCGTGCTGCGCGTTAGGGGGCGCTGGGCCCGGGAACTGCCCCTGCCGCGAACCGCCCTGAACCGCATGCTGGAACTGCGCGACGCCCCGTACAACGTGCGCGCGAAAGGCGGGCTCTGCCGTCTCGATCCGGCCTATGTGCGGCGCATTTTTTCGCTGCGTGCGGCTGAGGCCGGACTCCCGGATTTCCGGCCGACGGATCTGCGGAATTTTCGGGAACAGGAACTTCTTCGACACGGCGTTCCCCTTCCCACGGTGGAGTTCTTTCTCGGCAGAAGAAACGGCGGTCGGCCGAAGGCGGGCGAGCTGGAGCGGCTGCGGGAAATATTCCGTCAGTGGGAGTACGCAAGCCGCACGGGTCGGCACAATGTGGTGACCGGAACGCTCACGCTCATGAGACGGGGAGAGTTCTCGTGCCTGTTGTGCGTGACTGCGGCCGGGACCTCCTTTTTTGTTCAGTGTTCCTCAAGAACCTTTGCGAGGCTTGAGCTCGCGGAGCAGAGCGAGGCGAGCATCGTGGTCCGTTCCCTGCAGGTGCAGGTGCTGAAAGAAGCGGTGGAGGCGGACAACTGCTTCGCCGGAACCGTCACGGACGTTCTCAGCTGCGGAGACGAGGCCAGAGTCATGATTTGTTTGAAAAATAACGAGCATCAGTTCTGCGCCATCCTTTCTTCCGAGTGCGTCAAAAGCCTTGCGCTGAAACCGAATGCGGATGTCTGGGTGCATATTCGTCCGGCGGATTTCACCTTCCGAACGACGGAGCACGCTCCCGCCTGA